The sequence TGGCCAACAGAGCTTCATACTCAGCCTCATTGTTTGTGGCCGAGAAGCCCAATCTCAAGGATTTCTCAATTGTAATCCTCTCAGGAGATATCAGAACTAGTTCCACTCCAAATCCTCTATGGTTCACTgcatcatcaacatataccttcTAGGACAAAGGTTCTTGTTCAGAGATTGAACCAACCAATTTTTCATTCATGTTCTACTTCTCCATTCTCTCTTCTAACAAAGTTTCAGCAAACTCAGCCACCAGATCAGCGAGGACTTGTCCCTTGATAGAGatacgaggcatgtacttgatatcaaagGCTTCTAGGATCGTACCCCATTTGGAAATTCTCCCAGTGTAATCAGCGCTCCGAAGTAGAGATCTAAGCTGGAGCTGGGTGATGACAACAACTGTGTGTGATTGGAAGTAATGAGGGAGCTTACGTGTGCGATGCACCATTGCCAAAATGGCTTTCTCCAGTGGTAGGTAACGAACCTCAACCTCAtgtagtgacttgctcacatagtaaattGGCCTCTGTACCCCACTATCAACCCGTACCAGCACCAAGCTCACCGCGTGGGAGGCGACAGTAatgtaggcaaacaaaacctcgTCCACCTCGGGTCTTGACATAATGGGTGGCCGAGAGAGGTATTCCTTCAGTTGCTGGAAGGCTAAGACGCACTCTTCGTTCCATTTaaaccccttccacttgttCAACAACTGAAAGAAGGGCCTACACccatagttgtcagtatcgtaCGATAAGCAATATGTATCGTATCGTGTGGAAAAAGTTTCGTATCTTATCAGCGTATTGTAAGTGCTCATAAATCGTACGATACAGTGTGTGTATCGTATGAATCGTATCGTGTCGTACGATACAtagacaaatgctttaaaatgagattttttgttgaactttgtacttttattcaaatctaacaagttgtagcaaaaaattattagtttacttaatttagcctagtaaaataacatattcataagttttttcccctctctcctACAATTGGACTACACAGTACACACTTAcctttcactttaatatttaaaaatttattttaaatttttttttatcgttattgttataagtccaagaaactagaatgccaaaaaaaaataatttataaaaaaattattaaaataaaaagaacaagaagagatagtaaatgttaatgacgaataacgatgaagaaaattttaatgaagaaataaatttgcaaaattataaacatgatGATAGCGTTGACTTAGATGGGGTTGATTAGGCACtttgatgaatatgatgaaaataaattattatttttggttcatttgtaatatattatcacttttgaatttaagtaatttgaatgtgtatgttataataaacacatgctagtttgatttatttagttagcttgttaaatattattacataagtgatgaataaattagtcattagttgaatacattcaaaatttataatgagtataccctttatatatgtatatttataattttttataaattttattaagtgtttgtgtatcttacaatacacgatacgatacgaaaaaattaaaaattgattcaTGATACGATTcacgttttgacaactatgcCTACACCTGTCAGCTGACCGAGAGATGAATCGGTTTAAAGCAGCAATCATTCTTGTCGGCTTCTGGACCTCCTTGGGATTCCAAGGTAGTTGTAGACTGTTAATTGCCTTAATTTGGTCAAGATTAACCTCAATCCCATGGTGAGTGACCATGAAGTCCAAGAACTTTCCCAAACCAACACCAAAGGAACACTTAGAAGCGTTAAGGCGTAGCTTGTGCCTCCTCAAGACCTCAAATATATTCTCGAGGTCGTTAATGTGCTCGGACTCCATCTTACTCTtgaccaccatgtcgtctatgtaAATCTCAATGTTTTTTCCTAGTTGAGGATCAAACATCCTAGCCATCATCCTCTGATAGGTAGATCCCACATTCTTTAGATagaagggcatcactttgtagtggtAATTCCCAGTTGAAGTGACGAAAGCCGTCTTTTCCTGATAGTCCAAGGCTAGTGGTATTTGGTGgtagccttggaaggcatctaagaagctcatctGAGGATGGCCTACAGTTGCATCCACCAGTTGGTCTATCCGAGGTATAGGGAAAGGGTCTTTTGGACAAGCTTTATTTAgatctgtgaaatccacacacactcgccatttcccactcttcttcttcactaccactgtGTTGGCTAGCCACTCAGGCTAAAACACCTCCTCGATAGCCCCAGCCTACTTAATCTTCACCACCTCGTCTCTTACAGCATCAGAGTGGTCCTTAAATGAGCACCGAGGCGATTGCTTTTTAGGAATGACAAAGGGGTTGACATTCAAATGGTGACATATGAAGCTCGGATCCACCTCGGGAGCTTCGTAAGcactccatgcaaacacatctatGTTCCTCCTAAGAAACGCTAATAACTCTTCCTTCTCCTAAAGGGGCAGCTGGGCCCAAACCTGAAAAAACCTCTCTGAATCATCCCCCACAGCAATCTTTTCCAAATCTTCACACTTCGCCTCCTTGGCCGGCCCATCGATAGATAAGACTGGGGTCTTTAATTGCTATGAGCCCTCCTCAGTAAAGGCCGAGGACTTAACCCCAAGTTAATGCAAAATGGCGGCCACCAAGCACTGCCTAGCCATGGATTGACTCCCAACGAGCTCTTTGATCTGGTCCTTGGACGagtatttcaccttctgatgcagaGTGGAGGAAACAGCCCCCAAGGCGTGAAGCCAAGGTCTTCCTACGATGGCCGTGTAGGGAGAATAGGCGTTCACCAcaataaaattcacctccaccacttTTGACCTTGCCTGCACGGGTAGTCTAATTTGACCCTTTGGAATGACTACTTTTCCATCAAAGCTCACCAAGGGCGAATCATAGGCTGTTAAATCCTCGGGCCTCATGTTCAACCCTTTTTACAAGTTAGAGTACATGATCTCTACCCCACTACCTTGGTCCACCATCACCATTTTCACATCATACCCTTCTATCCTTAGGGTGATCACTAGagcatcatcatgtggctgTATGGTTCCCACCTTGTCCTCATCCGAAAAGCTTAACGCTAGTCAGGCCTCCATTCTTGCCCTCTTCGGCATTCTGTAAGATTTCTCAGCGGGTAGCTGAGTTACAGACATCACCCTGGAAGGCTGCGAGCCAGTTCTCCTAGGAGTAACGAAGATGACGTTGATTGTGCCTAACAAGGGCCTTGAAGAAGTGTTCACCTAAGCCTCTGACATTGATTGGTCCCTCTGCCCGTTGGGTTGGTACAGAAACTATTGTAACCTTCCCTCTCTGACAAGCTGCtccagatgattccacagaATTCTGCAATCCTCGATGGTATGCCCCCACTCCTGGTGATATTGGTAGTGGAGGCTCTGGTTGCACCTCGAGGGGTCTCCTTCCATTTTGTTCGGTCATTTGAAGTATGGCtcgttcttgattttctccaagACTTGATGCACTAGTTCTCGAAACACCACGTTAACCGTTTGAGGAGCCGTGGACCCAGACTGCCCAAGAAAATCCCTCCGGGGTCTGTTATGGTTGTatcggtccgacctgaaatcccccCTCTCCTAAGGGATAGCCTTACCTTTTCCCTTGCCTTGCTGTTGGTCCTCCTCGACCCTCTTATACTTATCAATCCACTTCATGAGCTTGCGTACACTGGTGGCAGGCTTCCCAATCAAGGACTTCCTCAGCCCATGCTCAGTAGGTAGGCCGACCTTGAAGGTCCTGACAGCCACATCATCAAAGTCACCGTCtatctcattaaacatttcccaatATCTGTTCGAGTACGCTTTTAGGGTCTCCCCTTCTAGCATGGACATGGACAACAAGGAATCTAGGGGCTGAGGGACCCTACTGTAGGTGATGAAACGGGACCCAAAGGCTTGGGTGAGCTTTCTAAAGGAATTAATGGAACCTGTAGCTAGgccatcaaaccacctcatcgccacaaGCCCTAGACTAGAGGGGAACACCTTGCACACCAGGGCCTCATTTTTGGAGTGCACAGCCATCCTCTGATTGAAGTGGCTCACGTGTTCCACAGGGTCAGTTCAACCATTATACATGGTGAATGTGGGCTGGGTGAACCACCGAGGAAACACCCCCTCCTCTATTCTACGTGTGAAGGGTGACCTAGAGATCTGGTTAAGCGTCCTACTCATCGCATTGTTTCCCTCGCTTTTAGAGAATGAACTCCTGTTTCTGCGCTCAAGGTGGTGATCTTTGACATACGAGAAAGACTCGCTGGGAGGGGTTCTCGATCTGCGTATATAGCTACCATCATTTTCACCATCAGAAGAAGAGTTAGAACTTGAGGGAGTTCGCTTTCGCCATTCGTGTCGCAGCTTTCTCTTCAGATGGTCAATCTCCAGTTGCAGGGCTCTAGTATCTTCCTCATGAGAGAGGTGGCTCTTCCCCCGAGACTGGCTCCTATTGGTCTATGTAGCATACACACTCCCCTCCCAGTCCTTTCTTCGCTTGAGGTTGACAAAATGGTTTACACGTTGAGACCCCATAGATTCTGCCTGGTGTGGACCTGAACCTACCATATTTGAACGTTAGACTCACTATAACACCAGAAATTCCCATAGAtagcgccaattgtaagaactAAGTTTGAATCTCTTACCCAAAGGATGAATAGGCTCAatcccaaaaagcccaaaacaataaatttatagagagtgagttggaaaactgggctatAATGAGTTGGATGGCAAACAAAGTGGATTCCAATGACAAGAACAGAAAGATAGATGGATTTCAACTAAAGAAAGTCGTCCTGGGGCAGGTttgaggagatcagttcttgtatcTTTATCTTAAgtataattacaaatttattttctgattgctacaatgtttcttttttagatttctCCCACTTCTCCACGGAGggtcttttacattatatagttccctttgaACGATCTTggtcctacacttgttgatcatttaagccactacttgagtgcttgtcctaTTGGACACCCCTTTAGGCCCTCTGTGAGTTGGGGTAGCCAAgatagcactgttcaggggtcttctctacATTAATACAGTTAGGAaattagctgcagagcatttaatgcggtggcaATAGCCTTTCCCTAGACATTTCTGGGCTTTCATCCCTCTTGTACGTTTATAATGCACGTCCCTATTAGTGGAATTTCCTGGAAGGTTACCTTGAACGATAGGATGTACATTTGACCTGTGCTTGGCCTATCCGAGAAGACAACCCTCCTTGGACCACTTTTCCCAACCTTTCCACTTGCATGTTACTTATGGAACTCTAAACTTAACACCCTTACTACTGCTTATTCGTCCTCGGACCAATCAACGTCTTCGACCAAAGCCTAAGGCCCAATATACAATCTTGGGCCCTTATCCTTACAGGTATTTTCACACATATTAATGCATACTATTTCAACAAAATCCatttaagaacaaataaaacaagtttGTAACAATGATCTTTGTGACATTTTTAGAATTACATAGACATATTCTCTATAATAATAAGTACCTGtcaaaggtgaaaaaaaaaaaaaaaaaaacattttgacgTGAGTACTATTCCCATTGAAACTTTACCGAATGAGAATTTGAGTATTAATTCTCAAAATATGAGGTAGGATTACTCGATCAGAGTAAGATTCTGAAATAAAGACGATTATTCAATTAAACAAGTGTAGGAAGTCTTTGACTCAAATTCTTCATTAACTAATAGTGAGCCTATTTTTAGCCTTCTTTTTTATGTAGGATACCGAATTTTGTTACAAAAAGGTAAACCTTTCATTACGGCTTCATTTGATTTTACATAaaccaccctttttttttcccttccttttgGTTCTGAAGTAGTGCCGGCAAGATGCAAAAGAGGGAATCACCGAACAAGATGCAAAATCCAGGGATTGAACAAcaatttttaggattttctaCCCAAATGGTATCAGTATCGACCCAGAGTGTCAAAGGGTAATTAGAACTTAGAAGTAGAGCCAATGAAAATCTTAGGTCtatattcttaaattttaaacaaattagaGCCAATTCTGATTCAATCTACATGTATGTATCATTTAGTTCAATATGCCAATAAATCAAGTCATTTACATAGTAACAGAACACATGAAAATGATTCATATAAATTTGAATAAGCAAGTGCTCAAAGATAACATCATGCAAATGAAGCCTAACTTGATTCTAGATTAGTCCAAACATGGAACTAGAGGGTATAATGATGTATACAACACTGAGGATGAATAAGGACAAGCACTCGGACACAATGAGTCAAACAAGGttcctcaattaaattcaaagacTGCATTTAATTTTCCTtgggaaaaataataaaatattggttGTGTTGAAGAACCTAATGTACCACATATAAGGAAATCAACCTAAAATTTACCCAATAATTGAAGCCCATATATACCAACCAGCACTCGCTGCAGCGATTAGTTTGCTTCCCATGCAACACAAATATAGACACATTAATAAAACCAACAAGGGATATCAGTTCCTGACTATGACCCCATTAGATAATGGCAGATAAACCGTAACCCAACAAACATTATATAATAAGTTCACCAAGCTGAGCTCGCAGAAATTAGGCACATGGAAATGACATAATTCAACACAAGAGTCTCATTGGTCCTATGTAAAGACATCAAACCAAATCTCagtcaaaatttttaaacataatcctattcaatgaaattatagaactctaaaataaaataacagtGCCAAAACAAAAGCTGATGAATGCAGCACAATCAGGCTTCAGCAATTGGATATTCGAAGACTACATCTTTGCCAGTAAGCTTCCTGTAAACTCCAGCAAATGTTTCCAGCTTATATTCTGTGTTGTTCCTCTCCTTAGGGTCCAAATACACCTGACAACAGGACAACAGACACCATTAACCAATTGCCAACAGCACAAGGTGAGACAtaccaacaaaaatataattttttttggtaatggtATGATAACTCATTGGGTCATGGACCTACAGCCTGACCCTACTTCCCATTCTTGTGAGAACTAAAGCCCATTGACAAAACAATGACCAGCAGACCAAGGTTTGCAATTACCTTCATTATTTTGGATCCATCAATTCGGTATCTGATGCGTTTCCCAACAATCTCAGCAGGATGCACAATATCCTCTAGCATATTTTCATGGACGGATGTTAGTGTGCGGGTGCGGGGTCGCTGAGCAGCAGATCCTTTCTTTGGAGGGCGAACGATCCTGCGGGAAGCAATCAAAACAACATCCTGCCAAACAGTAACAAGGATCAATTAAAGCATACAAAGTGCGTTAAGTaagaatacaaaacaaaaaccgCTATTAGAGCAGAGAATGGCAGTTTGATATTGCAAAAATCAAGAACTAATGCGGCACATTATGTATGGAAGTtcaaaactaagaaaatataaataaataaataaataaaaactcaccAAACATATTTCATACACCACAGTACATCTTACAATGTTTAAGATGTTTGTTACACCACAAGAACACAACTTACTAATTATTCTGCATTGTAACGGAAGTCACAGGAAAAATACAAAGGATTGCATTATGGTATCTCGCTGCCAAGCAAGGACCCAAAATTTGACAACAAAGCAAGCTTTCACTTGGAATAGAATAAAATGACACACTACCTTGCCACTGAATTTTTTCTCCAGCTCCCGAACAAGGCGAAGATGAATCTTGCGAAAAGCCTTCCTCAATCTGAAGGGAACATAGACAACAACAGCCTTGCGATTTCCAGAAACATCCATTTGACTGTTGAATTAAATAGGTTGTCATcattattagtaaaaaaattctaacccataaaagaaaaggagagaacTAGTTAGAATACACACGCTGCTGAATTGATGTAGAGATCCTTCAAGTCGCTTTTTAGCTCTTGATTAGTATTCTCCAAATCAAAGAGGTACTGCATCAATATCAAGCAAACATTTAATATATTGAACTGGCAGATATTATGAAACACAAGCTGTAAGAGAGCAGCATAAAAAGTAACCTGTGCAACTGTATCCTCAAATTCAGTGGGCTCAACATCCTTGTCCTTTTGGATCTTCTTCCTTGAGGAGTACATCTTGGCAGATCTGATGCAAGGGCAAGACTCAAAATTTTATGCTAATTCAGGGAGGTATTATGacataaaagaaacaaacaattgAATagaagttattttttaaattgtagatAGCACACCCAGTGGTCTTGAACCCATGAACACCACACTtcaccttgctcttacaaggggAAGAGAGCCATATAAGCTAGAACTCACTGTCCAGTTGAATAGTAATCATTATCCCTATACATTTCTTTACATGTAATCACATCCATACCATATACAGCTTCCAAATCAGTGTTATCCGTTGATGACATTAGATCTCATTCAGAAAGTAGGACATTGTCTacgactttttcttttttcaccaaGAAAGTCCATAAAATGTTCCTAACAGCTTggtaaataaattacaaaaggTAGCCCAATTAAAATTCAACTCCATCAAAACAGAGAGCtcatttgctaaaaaaaatgaaaactaagcACTATTTACTCCAATCACACGGACATCTTCAAAATTCATAATCCATGCTCATGGCAGCGAGCAATCCAAAGATACATGAATAGaccaattaaaattttcagtcTCAAAAGTCCAAACAATAGAGACCTGAGAATAAAATTTTCCAGTCAACCTATTAACATTCGTTGGCCTacttgaggtttttttttttttttttttacttttcgtCAATTTACTCGGCAACCAAAATATCAGACGACAGTATAATGGGATCCAAAAAAACAGATTCCATTTGCACAACTAATTGCTTGTTTTTCGTTAAAACTAATTGTTTGGTTTCATTCAAATCGTACAAAAGCCtttcaacactttttttttaacgaatCTCATAGTACCAGCCTCTAAATTGATATCTACGAAGCATCTACTGGCATTTGCATTGTCAAATCAATATCTTATGCACCAAAATCACCCAATACGCATAAACTAGTCAAAAAACAACCACACAACACAAATGATTGTAGCAAAACAGAGCATATGTTAGCATATATTTCCTGGACTTTTAACATAAAGCAAACCCATTTATCAAAACCATTCAATTTCTTTCCTTCCACTTCCCTAAGCTTTTCAGAGAACATAAATATACTATAAAACCCACACTATCATTTTCACACATACAAAAACAGCAAGATCTTTGAATCTGCGATTCAGAACCGAAATAGGAGAAAACAACGAAAACCcagatgagaaaaatgaaaaacaaggcTACCCATTCGGTGTTTTGGTAACGTACCGAGAAGTGGAGGCCGAGTCCTGCGAAGCTAAGCTGTGCTGCGCTGAGAGAGTGAAAACCCTATACTTCGGCAATGAGACAGGAGGATGAAAATGTGTATTGTAGGCTTTTATAAGGAGGTCGACCTAATAATGGACGTTAGAGATTGGTTCAAGGGTTTTAAAGGCGCTCCTACACCGTTTGATCTATTTTTTGTTAACTGTGTTTGGTTACGCGAATAGTTGGGGGCTTGTTTGTCCATAACTCATAATCCTTGGAGCCGCTGACTCAATCTTCATTCTCCcctcctctcttcttctttttttttttttttttttttttttttttttaattatttatttaagattgcttcttttttaggtcaaatttaaatttaaatttgatttttttaataagtaaaaaaaaattaattggataCCAATAGCATTGTGACTTAATATTATGGTTTAATCTTCtatgaaatagaaatagaaattgattttaaatccctatttattaaaataaaacaaaacaaaatttaatccACAtcttagttatatatatatatatatatatataaaaagtgatgttcaaaccttttttttttaagacttaattaaaataaatttcttattttaaagTGTTTTTCTAGTCAACCATTTATCATGGGTTTGGTAATTGTACCTGTAAGGACTTGATTTAGACTCCTAGTCCCAAAACagtaaatttgtagagaatgggttgggaAACTGGGCTTGCGTGAACTAGATAATAGAAAGACAGGATTTGAGTACTTGTCTCATCAGACACCTTCCTTGGCTTTCTATGAGTTGCGGTTGCCAAGGCaatactgttcaggggtcttctctacataaatgcggccagaaaagtagttgcagtgcattcaatgtggtggtagcagctttcctttagatattttttttagggttttcttctctcttgcaCGTTTCTGGGGTACGTCCTTGTAATTGATGCATCCTGGGAGATCGCCTTGATCATTAGGTTCGGTGTTTGACCTATTCCTAGCTGgtccgaggagacactcctcctcaGACAACCTTCCCGTTCCATGTTCTGTTCGTAAAGTTTGACTCAAAACAATTTGTACTGCTTTCTTGTCTTTGGATTACTTAACTCCTCGAAcagggcccaaggcccagtaTGCGATCCGAGCCCTtaaccccacaatagccccttccgaggagaaaaatggggttttgatttttaagaagTTACATCAATTGATTCCTTGATTCACATGTGTGAGGGCGTTGTCTTATGTGCCCCATTAATTGCACCTGACGTTTCGAAGCCCACAAAGCGTCATTAATTACTCCAGGC is a genomic window of Quercus lobata isolate SW786 chromosome 2, ValleyOak3.0 Primary Assembly, whole genome shotgun sequence containing:
- the LOC115975793 gene encoding 40S ribosomal protein S7-like, which gives rise to MYSSRKKIQKDKDVEPTEFEDTVAQYLFDLENTNQELKSDLKDLYINSAAQMDVSGNRKAVVVYVPFRLRKAFRKIHLRLVRELEKKFSGKDVVLIASRRIVRPPKKGSAAQRPRTRTLTSVHENMLEDIVHPAEIVGKRIRYRIDGSKIMKVYLDPKERNNTEYKLETFAGVYRKLTGKDVVFEYPIAEA